The following is a genomic window from Candidatus Dependentiae bacterium.
TTACAGATTATGGCAAAAGTCAGGATATTATTCGCCGATCTTCGCGATCTATCGGCCTTTTAAAAATTAATTTTGCCATTCCTGTGTACCGTAAAGGAGTCTTAATGATTCATAATTTTCATAAAAAAGCACTTTCTGTGCTCTTACTATCCGCGATACTTATACCTGTTGAGATTTTTTCAATGTTTAGAATGTGCTCGGGTGGCGATATACAAGCCACAGTGTATGTTCCACGCCCTCAAGGAACAACCTCTGTCAACGTAACCACTCATCATCATGCAGCTGGCGATCGAGCACCACGAGCAAGCGCACGAGCAAGCGCAAAAGTTTCTCCATTAGATTTTGAATTTCTTACAACTCCAATCACTTCTCCACGTGGCCTTGCTGGCGCTGGCCGTGCAGGTGGCGCTCACGCAAGTCCTCGCGGAAGAACCACGCAGCGGGCCCCAGTCGCACCTCGCGGATCACCACGCCACCACGTCAGAGTATCACCAGTAATACATTCACCAAGAACTCGCGACGTGAGACATTCCCTTCGTGGGCCACAACAAAGAGTTCGTTTTGATGATACCATCATAGAACTTGATGGCGATTTTCAAAGCCCTACAACAGCAGCTGCTCGACGCGCTCGAGAACGACGACATACCATCGCAGAACAACGCCCACCAAGAGCACCAGCTTCAGGTTTTTCTGTTGGTTCAGCTTTAACTATCACAGATATTGATTCTATTGTTTCTCCAGAAAAATACCCTGGTCGAGTAGTCAGCCCAGAATTTTCACCAAGCGACAGAAGAAGTATCCACAGAGTCTCAAGACACGATCAAGCTAGAGAAGAAGCAGATACATACTCAGATCGCGAACTTTTCGCGCTCTCAAAGAAAACAACGGTTTCTCGCCTCAGAGACAATACACAGCTTTTAGCCTTTGTAAACGAAGAAATAATCTTATGCGATGAAATCTTAGCAACAGAATCCGGAACACTTCGATCCGTGCATGCACGCTCAGATAAACAACAACTTGAGCAAATAATAAAGCCACTCAGAGACGCAAAAATTACTTTTACTCAAGCAAAAAAATATCTCGGTGATTATTATTATGCCGAGCTCATGATGGCTTCACATCAAAGACAAAATCTATCTCTCGCTCAAATGTTGAATTTAGCACGTTACTAAAAAATCAACAAAAAAGAGGTCGGAAATAAAACTCCGACCTCTTTTTTGTTATTTAAACTTTTTATTGCTGAGCGTTTTGTGCTTTGGCATTTGAAGCAATCGCTCGAGCTCGATCCAAGGCTTGCTTTGCTTTTGCAGCAGCATCTTTTGCGGAATTTAATAACGTCAGCGCATTTGCCTTATCAAGGCCGCTGGTATTATCGTATCCCTTTTGAGCAGCATCCTGAACTTGCTGCGCAGCATCATACGATTCCTGCAACTGCTGAATTGCCACAGACGAGCCACCTTGCTGACCTTGTGCGCTCAAACCAAAAGCAACCGTAAACAAAAACATGGTTATAACTTTGAAATTCATACCCTACTCCTTAGAAAAATACCCCAACTTATTCTTTGCCCTCTTCGTCATCTTTTTTCGATTCTTCATCTGAAGATCTCCAAACCCTAATTCTTCGAGCGGGATGTGGCCCAGGAGAAGAACCTTTTTCTGTTTTTCGCTTTAATTGCTCTTCAAGCTCTCTTGCTGAAATATCAACACCAAAAAGAATGGGTCTTCTTCTTAACTCTTCTAATCGCGAGTCTTTTGTTCCATCAACCGTTATTGTGGCAAGACTCAACCCGATCAATAAATACCATTTTTTATTCATCTCATCTTTTCCACAGTTCAAAAATTCAAAATATTATACCCTTGTGCTCAAAATCACACCGCAGGTCACATCCATACTTTTATAATAGAAAACCGCCGAGAAAAAAATCAATAAAAAAGAGAACAAATACTCTGATCAATAAAGCATTTTTACTAAATACATTAAAATGATCGTCTTTATTTTCAGGAGGAAATCAGACCGCTCCCTGAAATATTAAAACTTAAATCGCATCTCAGCTTCGGCACCAACAAACCCAGACGCTTGTCGCAAAAACCTCAAATAAACGTCGTTGCTTACATCGTACTCAAATTGCAGTGCAATAGCCTCTTTTCCCAGTATGTCTTTGTGAAAAAGCGCTCGCAAGTGAGGCCCAAGGTCAACATTCAGCCGCGCCTTGACGGTTTTTTGTGAAGACAAATCATCTTGATACGGCAGCAATTGAATATACTTCAATGAATTAAACAAGGCTTGAAAGAGGTTTTTTTTCTCCCCACTTTCTGGGGCCTGCAGAATTTTATGAATATTTTGCAAAAAAATTCCTGGTAGCTGCTGATTTATATCAGCATGCTCGACACCAGAAAGCATCAGTCCAATTATTTGCTCCTGCGAAAGCGGCGGCGCTGATTCAAAAACAAAGTGAGGACGTTGCAATGTTCCCGTGCCATGAATTGCTATTCGATACTGCTTAATGTTTGTATACGCAAGAAAATCAATGAGGGGATTATCGTTTTGAGCTGGCAGAATATGTATCAACCCTCGCATTATCCGCAAGCTTCTTCCCAAAATATCCAGCTCGCCACCATCCAGCTTGAGCGTTCCTGAAACCTTTGGAATAATACTGCCACCACCTTGGATTCCAATATCAATTTTTGCATCAATATGAATATTTGTACGCAATATGGGAAGATTAACACTCAGCGGCTCTTGAGTCTTAATCGTGATTGCTCCATCAACGCCAAAAAATTCTGATTTTTTAAGCAAGGTTGAATACAATCCACCTTCATTAAGCCCGGAATCATCGGACGGAAGATTGTTAAGATTGGATTTTTTTATAATAAATGATCCATCAACCGAATGCCTTCCTCCGTCAACCCAATCAAATGCGCAATCACCATCAACAATCACGTAAAAATCTTTCCCTCGATTTACCAAAAAGTTTCGCACCCCAAATGGAATATGCGCAAACAACACTCCCCGATCGCCCCAATTCAATAAAATTTCTTTAGAAACCAGAAAACCACACGCACTTTGTAGCTCAATCTCAGAAAAAGTTGCTGCATTCAATAAAAAATCGATATCAAATTGCATTCCTGCAGAAAGAAAGGCATTCGAACTTCCGCCAACACAAAACGATGCATCTTTAACAGTTATTGTCCCGCTGCACCGCTCTGGCATTTTTGATTGATCACAGGCCAACTCCAAATACCCATAATCACCAATAATTTTGCTCTTAAGCTGCAAAGGCAATAATGCCGCAAGCGCTTTTCCTTTGATTTTTCCAGTCAATCGACCTGCTGTTGCGTCATCACTTCGCAAAAAAAGCTCTGCATTATTTTTTTCATCCAAAAGTGCTGCTCGCTTAATTTTAAACCCATCATCACAGTTGGCGGAGCAAAAGGAAACGCGATCATTTATTTTTCCTACAATCGAAAATAAGTCATCGTGATACGAATAAATACCTTTTGCAGCGAGCTGTTTATTTTCGCGCTCACGACCAAACAACGCCTTAACAGAATATCCTCCAAAAACATTTCCCAATAAACCCCGCTTCCCCTTGACGGTAAAATCACCAGGTTCAACCTGCGCTCCAAATGGTAATGTCATTTTCGTTAAATTCTTTAGATCAAAATGCCATTTTTTTTGCCGAACATCACCAGCAGCAGAAAAGGTGATCACCGAGTTGTCCGAATCTTTAAAATCCCCATGCAACGTAAATGCCTTGTCTTCGTGCCGAGCAACTCCAATAAGTTGTTGTTTTTTAGAGCTCTGCATGTGGTGAATAATCCACTGCAAGTTCCCTTTTTTTGAATCTGGCTCGTAAGCACCTCGAAACTTGACCACTACGTCATACCCATGAATTTTGGGCCTCATTCCTGCATATTTTTTATCGATCTTTTCTTCGGGGAAAAGCGCCGCAGCACACGCAACAACATCATCAAGTGGTGCAAGACAGCGATATTTTACCTGTCCCTTGGTATGTTCAATAACCATGCGCGCTGATTCACCTTCTCTTAACGCAATAATTGACGTATCGCCCTTTCCGACGATCTCTCCATAAATTTTACGTACGCCATCAACTCCGGGCACAGTAATCCCAATTTTCCCAATACGAGAAGGATATTTTTTGTTCATGTCTACGGGAAAAAGAAATGTTCCAGAATCCACACATACATTTGTTTTTTCCTCTGCATATTCGTTGCTTGACTCAACCGAAACAGCACCCGAAATGTTTCCTATCGACAAACCATGTAAATCTACGGTACGAAGCAAAATGTGTGCAGATTTTGTACTCAAAAGTTCTTTGAACAAATCAATAACATCAAACACGCCATCTATCCCTCGATGAAGTGGCAGTCGCAGGCCAAAAACAGCTGCTTGGAATACAAATTTCACACAAACGATGCTTTGAAATGGTGCAAAATCAATGCTGCTTTTTTTTGCAAGAAGAACCGGGAATGCCTCGTCTTTTTTTTTTACAACAACATCGCTGAAAATCACTTTTCCCGGAACGAGATGAAAAACCGCGCTAGAAGATTCGAGTTTTGCTTGTGCATCGCGCTCAAACGAATGCACAAGCGAATCGATAACACTGCGCTGAATTGATGGATGATAACTCACCAAAACAAGACTCAAGCAAATAAAAAAAGCTCGAATTGACCATACATACTGAGATGCAAAAGTTGTCATAACACGCAACCCACTCCGCGCACTACAAGTCTGCCACAGAAACGGTCAAAACTTCATCGATGGTCGTTAGCCCTTCACGAATCAACCGCACACCATCGTCAACCAACTGTACCATCCCAAGCTCACTCGCTTTTTTCTTAATAATTCCCGCTTCGGCGTGTTGAGATATCAACTCTGCAAGTTCCTGCCCAACCTCCATGACTTCGAACAATGGAACTCGTCCCTTGTAGCCATTTTTAAAGCAGCGATCACATCCAACGGCGTTATAAAAAGTAATTTCTTTGGCCAGCTGCTCAGAAATTCCGGCACGCGCAAGTTGCGCTTCGCTTGGCTTGTGCACCGCCTTGCAGTCTTCGCACAATCTGCGCACCAACCGCTGCGAAATAACACACGCAAGTGATGATGCCACCAAGAATGGTTCTACGCCCATGTCGATTAACCGTGTAATGGTTCCTGGAGCGCTGCTCGTGTGAATGGTGCTAAAAACCAAATGACCCGTCAATGATGCTTGAGTTGCAATCCGTGCTGTTTCGCCATCTCGAATTTCACCAATCAACAAAACATCTGGATCTTGCCGCAAAATAGATCGTAATGCATTTGCAAAAGTTAACCCAATTTTTTCGTGCACCTGAACCTGGTTAATTCCCGCGATGGTGTATTCGATAGGATCTTCTACGGTGATGATATTCACATCGGGAGAATTGAGTTTTGAAAGCAAAGAATACAATGTTGTTGTTTTACCAGAACCGGTAGGTCCACTCACCAGCACAATCCCATTTGGTCGCTCGATCGCGCGTTGGATAATCGCCAGATTTTCCTTGGAAAGATTTAATGTATCAAGACTAGAAAGCCCCTTGCTTTTGTCCAAGATACGCATTACCACGCGCTCACCAAAATTGCAGGGCAACACAGAAATACGCAGATCAACTGGTCTGTCGGCGACTTTAAGTTGAATACGATTGTCCTGAGGAAGTCGTTTTTCGGCAATGTCCATGTTTGCCATAATTTTTATACGCGAAACAATCGCCGATTGATATCGTTTTGGCGGCATTGTTCGCTGATACATCACCCCGTCAATACGGTATCTGATGCTCAAATCTTTTTCGAAGGGCTCGATATGAATATCAGATGCTCCTTCCTTGACCGCCTGGAAAATAAGATGATTTACCAATTTAACAATCGGCGCGTCATTTGCCATCTCCATGATGTCGCGTTCTTCGATAGCATCAAGATCAAAATCTTCTTCGCTTTCTCCTGCTTTGAGCTCGTCCATCATCTCTGAGCTGGTCTCGAATGGATAAAATTTGTTGATGCTCTCTCGCACAATGTCATCGATCGCCAACACCGGGTCGGCTTCTACAGCAATCAGATACGACAAATCATCAAGTGGTTCAAGGTCCATAGGATCAGACGTTACCAATCGACGCTTACCATCGACCACCACCGGCATAATTAAATGTGTACGCAAAAATTTAAGTGGAATTTTACTCAGCACGCGCGGCTCGACCATTTCTTCGGTAATGGTCTCAAGCGTTTTCATCCCAAAAACACGCGCAAACGACTGCAACAAATCGTTTTTTGCAATCACTTTTTTTTCCAAAAGAACTGTATGTAATCGTTTTTTTTCTTGTACGCACTGCTGCAAAAAAGCATCCAATTGTTGCTCGGTTAACAGCCCCTGAGCAACCAGATCGACACCAATTTTTTCTACCACCATTTTTGCACACCTTATGTTACACCCTCACCTTGCAGGCAAGTGTATCACACGATCACTTATTTTCGGTAAAAAATCATAAACTCGTTAAAATAGAGGCTTACCATACAAGGCGAAAGCCAAAAATTATTGTTTACGATTTTTATAATCAAACAAACAAAACTCAATTCTGACATCAAGAATATCTCGTATCATGCAAATCAGCTTTTTAAAATTACATAAAAACATCGTTTTTTCTTATTTTTATATCAAAACAACAAACTAACCGTCTTTTTTGTACATGAATTACAAAAAGTTACCGTCTTTTTTATACATAAATTGCAAAAAGCAACCGTCTTTTTTATACTTAAACCCTGTTTCTGATCAAATGGGCCAACAAAAATGAAGCGTATCATTGATTATTTTTTAGCAGAATGGAAAAAAGATGAACTCAGAAAACCATTGCTGCTCAGAGGGGCGCGCCAAGTAGGAAAAACCTATGCTGTTCGAGCGCTTGCAAAAAAATTTGACTCTTTTGTTGAAATCAATCTCGAGCAAGATGAAGTTGCACGAAAAATTATTGAACGCGACATGGATGTTCATAGAATCCTCTTGCAACTCTCGACACACCGATCTGTAAAAATTATCCCAGGAAAAACGCTCCTTTTTTTTGATGAAATTCAACAAGTTCCTCAGGCCATTAGTTGCCTTCGCTATTTTTATGAACAAATACCAGATTTACACGTCATCGCAGCTGGGTCGCTATTGGAATTTGCTATTCAGCAGGTAGGAATTCCTGTCGGCAGAGTAAGTTCGCTCTATTTGTATCCAGTTTCATTTTTGGAATTTCTCGCTGCTCAAAAAAAATACCTCTGGATAAAGACCCTGCTTTCACAAACAACAAACGAACCACTTTTTGAAGAGCTGCATACAACCCTCATGAATGAACTCGCATTATTTATTGTTGTTGGCGGAATGCCAGAAGCGATAAATGCCTGGTTTAAGACAACTTCTTTGCAGACGGTGAGCACTATTCACCACTCGCTCTTGGATGCATATCAACAAGATTTTGGTAAGTATGCAAAAAAACACCAAATTAAGTATCTAGAAATTCTTTTCCAGCATGCGATAGGGCAAATCGGAAACAAATTTATGTTTTCACGAGTTGGTGAATACAAAAAGCGAGAGCTTGCTCCCGCGCTTGATTTGCTAGAAAAAGCAGGTCTTATTCACAAAATATTCAAAACTGCAGCGCAAGGACTTCCCCTGGGAGCTCAAGCCGATTTGGATGATTTTAAAATCGCCTTCTTGGATACTGGATTATGCCTGGCAACACTTGGACTTGATATCGCATCATGGATTATCGATCCATCGATTGCGTTTATAAATAACGGCGCCGTGGTAGAATCTTTTGTCGGCCAAGAGCTTCTTGCGTATGCGCCGCCTTCAAGAAAAAAACCTCTTTTTTATTGGCGCAAAGACCAAAAAGGAAGCGATGCCGAAGTTGATTACGTGATTCAACTAAATCAATCGCTTGTTCCTGTTGAAGTAAAATCTGGCACAAGTAAGCGAATAAAAAGCAGTTATTTATTTTTAGAATCGCACCCAGAAGCTCAGTACGCAATTCGCTTTTCGGCTCGCAACTATGAACACGCAAAAGAAATTTTCAGCTTTCCGCTCTACGCGATTGCAAATCCACTTGCGCACGCAGACGCACAGCTGAGTGATGCGATCAAAGCGCTAATGATCGAATAAACATCAAGACGGGATTAATTTTTCGATATTTTTCCAGTTGACGCATTGAACCTTACCAAAATAATGAGCGTCTCCGGAATACACCACATTCATTGTTGCCGAAGGCTCCATTTCAACAAATTTTTCTACATTTTTAAGATCATCCGGATGCAACGTTTTTCCAGATTTTATTTCAACCGCCGCAAGTGCCGTTCGATCTTCGATGATCAAATCAACCTCAACGCCTGAATAATCACGCCAAAACGAAAGTTGCGCCGACAACCCTTTGTTGAGCTTACTTTTCATCAACTCCAGAATGATAAGATTTTCAAAAAGCGCTCCCTTACGGTAATAATTATTCAAAATATCAACCGTCTGCAGACCCAAAAGATATGCCGCAAGGCCAGTATCATAAAAATAAAGTTTGGGCATTTTTATGCGCCGTTTATTTAAATTTTTAAAATAGGTTGGAAGCCTGAAAATCACATAACTT
Proteins encoded in this region:
- the gspE gene encoding type II secretion system protein GspE — its product is MVVEKIGVDLVAQGLLTEQQLDAFLQQCVQEKKRLHTVLLEKKVIAKNDLLQSFARVFGMKTLETITEEMVEPRVLSKIPLKFLRTHLIMPVVVDGKRRLVTSDPMDLEPLDDLSYLIAVEADPVLAIDDIVRESINKFYPFETSSEMMDELKAGESEEDFDLDAIEERDIMEMANDAPIVKLVNHLIFQAVKEGASDIHIEPFEKDLSIRYRIDGVMYQRTMPPKRYQSAIVSRIKIMANMDIAEKRLPQDNRIQLKVADRPVDLRISVLPCNFGERVVMRILDKSKGLSSLDTLNLSKENLAIIQRAIERPNGIVLVSGPTGSGKTTTLYSLLSKLNSPDVNIITVEDPIEYTIAGINQVQVHEKIGLTFANALRSILRQDPDVLLIGEIRDGETARIATQASLTGHLVFSTIHTSSAPGTITRLIDMGVEPFLVASSLACVISQRLVRRLCEDCKAVHKPSEAQLARAGISEQLAKEITFYNAVGCDRCFKNGYKGRVPLFEVMEVGQELAELISQHAEAGIIKKKASELGMVQLVDDGVRLIREGLTTIDEVLTVSVADL
- a CDS encoding ATP-binding protein, coding for MKRIIDYFLAEWKKDELRKPLLLRGARQVGKTYAVRALAKKFDSFVEINLEQDEVARKIIERDMDVHRILLQLSTHRSVKIIPGKTLLFFDEIQQVPQAISCLRYFYEQIPDLHVIAAGSLLEFAIQQVGIPVGRVSSLYLYPVSFLEFLAAQKKYLWIKTLLSQTTNEPLFEELHTTLMNELALFIVVGGMPEAINAWFKTTSLQTVSTIHHSLLDAYQQDFGKYAKKHQIKYLEILFQHAIGQIGNKFMFSRVGEYKKRELAPALDLLEKAGLIHKIFKTAAQGLPLGAQADLDDFKIAFLDTGLCLATLGLDIASWIIDPSIAFINNGAVVESFVGQELLAYAPPSRKKPLFYWRKDQKGSDAEVDYVIQLNQSLVPVEVKSGTSKRIKSSYLFLESHPEAQYAIRFSARNYEHAKEIFSFPLYAIANPLAHADAQLSDAIKALMIE